The Carassius carassius chromosome 2, fCarCar2.1, whole genome shotgun sequence genome has a segment encoding these proteins:
- the LOC132105017 gene encoding nuclear receptor ROR-alpha B-like isoform X2, which produces MYLMITAMKAQIESIPCKICGDKSSGIHYGVITCEGCKGFFRRSQQGTVSYSCPRQKSCLIDRTSRNRCQHCRLQKCLAVGMSRDAVKFGRMSKKQRDSLFAEVQKHRQQQQEEKVGDETEKGREPQPPGEAEPLTPSYALSTNGVTELPNDLSGYVNGQTPEERKADSAIGGFYLDIQPSPDQSGLDMDGIKLEPVCDLSPDSGLDQYCCYSSGDSSPPDNDLEHLSENICKSHMETCQYLREELQPSNWQTVLQTDLDVYQKKSQEDMWQLCAVKVTEAVQYVVEFAKRIDGFMELCQNDQIVLLKAGSLEVVFVRMCRAYNSQNNTVFFDNRYAGPEVFKALGCDELISSVFEFAKSLTSLQLSEDEIGLFSAYVLMSADRSWLQEKTRVEKLQQKIKTALQNLFQNNQRDEGILAKLICTVSTVRMLCRHHMEKLNTFRALYPETVRTRFPPLYKELFGSEFEEVLPQEA; this is translated from the exons ATGTATTTAATGATCACAGCCATGAAAG CTCAGATTGAGAGTATTCCCTGTAAAATCTGCGGAGATAAATCATCAGGGATTCACTATGGTGTTATCACCTGTGAGGgatgcaag GGTTTCTTCAGGAGGAGTCAGCAGGGCACTGTGTCATATTCATGTCCTCGGCAGAAGAGCTGTCTGATCGACCGTACCAGCAGAAACCGCTGCCAGCACTGTCGCCTGCAGAAATGCTTGGCAGTGGGCATGTCAAGAGATG CTGTGAAGTTCGGCCGGATGTCTAAGAAGCAGAGGGACAGTCTGTTCGCAGAGGTTCAGAAACACCGTCAACAGCAGCAGGAGGAGAAGGTGGGTGATGAGACCGAGAAGGGGCGGGAACCTCAACCTCCTGGAGAGGCGGAGCCACTCACGCCCTCTTACGCCCTGTCCACCAATGGCGTCACAGAACTCCCCAATGACCTCAGTGGATACGTAAACGGTCAAACCCCAGAGGAGAGAAAGGCGGATTCAGCGATTGGTGGATTTTACCTGGACATTCAGCCCTCTCCAGACCAGTCAGGTCTAGACATGGATGGCATTAAACTAGAACCAGTGTGCGACCTCAGCCCAGACTCTGGCTTAGATCAATATTGTTGCTATAGCAGCGGAGACTCTTCACCTCCTGACAACGACCTAG AACATCTGTCAGAGAACATCTGCAAGTCTCACATGGAGACGTGCCAGTATCTTCGAGAAGAGCTACAGCCCAGCAACTGGCAGACAGTTTTACAGACCGACCTGGACGTGTACCAAAAGAAG TCTCAGGAGGACATGTGGCAGCTGTGTGCGGTTAAAGTCACTGAAGCTGTGCAGTATGTGGTTGAGTTTGCCAAGCGCATTGATGGATTCATGGAGCTGTGTCAGAACGATCAGATCGTGCTGCTCAAAGCAG GTTCTTTAGAAGTTGTGTTCGTGAGGATGTGTCGGGCGTACAACTCCCAGAACAACACTGTCTTTTTTGACAACAGATATGCCGGGCCTGAAGTCTTCAAAGCATTGG GCTGTGATGAACTTATCAGCTCAGTGTTTGAGTTTGCGAAGAGCCTGACCTCTCTACAGCTCAGTGAAGATGAGATTGGCCTGTTTTCAGCATACGTGCTGATGTCTGCAG ATCGTTCCTGGCTGCAGGAGAAGACCAGAGTGGAGAAACTCCAGCAGAAGATCAAGACTGCCCTCCAGAACCTCTTTCAGAACAACCAGAGAGACGAGGGAATTCTCGCAAAG CTTATCTGTACAGTGTCCACTGTTCGGATGTTATGCCGTCACCATATGGAGAAACTGAACACATTCAGAGCTCTTTACCCAGAAACGGTTCGCACACGCTTCCCTCCGCTCTATAAGGAGCTGTTTGGCTCCGAATTTGAGGAGGTTCTTCCTCAGGAGGCCTGA
- the LOC132097306 gene encoding annexin A2-B-like, with amino-acid sequence MALVSEILTKLTLSNGGEREPKCPTVVPVSGFNPEEDAAKIETAIKTKGIDEQKIIDILTKRSCSQRSEIAFEYEKRAKKDLGSALKGALSGSLEHLILGLMKSTAQYDASELKSSVKGLGTDEESLIEMVCSRNKEELMEIKKVYREMFKKELEKDVSGDTSGDFAKLLLALVQAKRDEPSNVVDYEKIDNDARSLHEAGVNRKGTDVTTWISIFSERSVPHLQKVFERYKRYSPYDIKESIRKEVKGDLEKSFLTLVEYMENRHLYFASRLNEAMKSKSVKDKVVTRIIVSRCEVDLMKVRTEFKRNFGKSLYQTILEHTKGDYQRALLNLCGGDD; translated from the exons ATGGCTTTAGTGTCTGAGATTTTGACGAAACTCACATTGAGTAATGGAGGG GAGAGAGAACCTAAATGCCCTACAGTGGTCCCAGTTTCTGGGTTTAACCCAGAGGAGGATGCAGCCAAAATCGAGACAGCCATCAAAACCAAAG gtATTGATGAGCAGAAAATCATTGACATTTTGACAAAACGCAGTTGCTCACAAAGATCCGAAATTGCATTTGAGTATGAAAAACGGGCAAAGAAG GATCTGGGGAGTGCCCTGAAGGGGGCGCTCTCAGGCTCTTTGGAGCATCTGATTCTGGGACTGATGAAGAGTACAGCACAGTATGACGCCTCTGAACTCAAATCATCTGTGAAG GGTCTGGGCACTGATGAGGAGAGTCTTATTGAGATGGTCTGCTCCCGCAATAAAGAAGAGCTAATGGAAATCAAGAAGGTTTACAGAGAAA tgTTTAAGAAGGAGTTGGAGAAAGATGTTTCTGGAGACACGTCTGGTGATTTTGCAAAGCTGCTCCTGGCCCTTGTACAG GCCAAGAGAGACGAGCCGAGTAACGTGGTGGACTATGAGAAGATCGACAATGATGCAAGA TCTCTTCATGAAGCTGGAGTGAATCGAAAGGGAACGGATGTGACCACCTGGATTTCAATCTTCTCTGAGAGGAGTGTCCCACACTTGCAGAAAG TGTTTGAAAGGTACAAGAGATACAGCCCATATGACATTAAGGAGAGCATTCGAAAGGAGGTGAAGGGAGATCTGGAAAAATCCTTCCTCACACTAG TTGAGTACATGGAGAACAGACATCTGTATTTTGCCAGCAGACTCAATGAAGCCATGAAG agtaaaagtgttaaagataAGGTCGTAACCCGCATCATCGTCTCCCGCTGTGAAGTTGATCTCATGAAGGTCCGCACAGAGTTTAAAAGGAATTTTGGAAAATCTCTGTACCAGACAATTTTA GAGCACACTAAGGGAGACTACCAGAGAGCTCTCCTGAACCTCTGTGGAGGAGATGACTAA